TCGTAGCGCGCCTCGGCCGCGCCCCACCGGGTTTCGTCGAGCGCGGGCGCCCACAAGGCCTGCGGACTCGGGCGCACCACGAGGTGTTGACCGAAGCGTTCGAGCTTCTGCCCGTGTCCGGAGTCGAGAAGAGCGTAGTCGTGCATCACGCGCTGGTGGCGGGTGCGCCCTCGCCCGAGCGGCGGGTGCGCATCAACCAGATTCCGAACAGCGCGGCACCGATGCTGATCCACTGGGCCTGGCTCATGGCCAGGACCATGTCGTCGGGACCGCGCACGCGGAAGAACTCACTGACCCAACGTTCGGCCCCGACCAGGATCAGGTAGAGTCCGAACAACCAACCGGGTTCGGCGGGACGGGTGCGGAAGTGCCACAGCATCCACACGACCGGGATCATCATGAGGATCTCGTAGATCGGTGTGGGGTGGACGGTGACGCCGGGAGGCGTGGGCACCACGCCTTCGGGGTAGCCCATGGCCCACGGCAGATCCGAGGGCGGACCGTAGTCCCCGTCGCCGCTGAGCTGGCAACCGATCCGCCCGATCCCGTAGGCCGCGGCCAGACCCGGGGCGAAGGCGTCGCACAGTTTCCACAGTGACTGCTGCTTGCGGTGGGCCAGCCACAGCGTGGCCGCCGCACCGCCGATCAGACCGCCGTACCAGGTCAGACCGGCGCCGCCGAAGATCCCGCCGAAGGGATCGTCCACGACCCGTTGCCAGTGCTCGATCATCCAGTACAGACGCGCGCCGACGATCCCGCCGATCAGCGCCCACATGGGATAGCCCTCGAGGTGGTCGGGTTGCAGACCGCGGCGCTTCAGCTCCATGGTCACGAGCTTGGCGCCCACCAGGAAGGCGACGAGAACCATGGCGCCGAAGCTGTGGATCTTCAGCGGCCCGATCTCGAAGAGCACGGGGATCATGGGGGCCTCCCGGGCCGGATGTCCCGCGGGCGTTCGCGGGCGTCGGACGCGGACCTAGAGCAGCTCGGCGGCCAGGCTGGCCAGGTCGCTGCGTTCGCTGCGCTCGAGCCAGATGTGACCGAACAGCGGTTGGTCCCTGAACTTCTCCACCAGGACGCTCAGGCCGTTGCTGCTGGCGTCGAGGTAGGGGTTGTCGATCTGGAAGGGGTCGCCGGCCAGCACCACCTTGGACTCGCGACCGGCCCGGCTGACGATGGTCTTCACCTCGTGCGGCGACAGGTTCTGCGCCTCGTCGATCAGGATGAAGAGCTTCGGCAGCGAGCGTCCGCGGATGTAGGTGACGGCCTCGACCTCGATCCAGCCGCGGTCGAAGAGGT
This is a stretch of genomic DNA from Candidatus Krumholzibacteriia bacterium. It encodes these proteins:
- a CDS encoding prolipoprotein diacylglyceryl transferase, translated to MIPVLFEIGPLKIHSFGAMVLVAFLVGAKLVTMELKRRGLQPDHLEGYPMWALIGGIVGARLYWMIEHWQRVVDDPFGGIFGGAGLTWYGGLIGGAAATLWLAHRKQQSLWKLCDAFAPGLAAAYGIGRIGCQLSGDGDYGPPSDLPWAMGYPEGVVPTPPGVTVHPTPIYEILMMIPVVWMLWHFRTRPAEPGWLFGLYLILVGAERWVSEFFRVRGPDDMVLAMSQAQWISIGAALFGIWLMRTRRSGEGAPATSA